Within the Solibacillus silvestris genome, the region AAGCGATATAATCGGCGATTCGATCTAAATCAGTTGTAATGTGTGTAGAGAAGAAAATAGTGCGATTACCATCGATCATTAATTCTTGTAAGAGAACCATCAGTTCACGTCTGAAAATGGGATCTAGCCCCGCTGTTGGCTCATCCATAATTATCAGCTCCGCATTATGAGAGAGTGCGATTGCTAATGATGCCTTCATTTGCATCCCTTTTGAGAAAGTTTTGATTGCTTTATTAAGCGGTAATTCAAATTGATCAATATATTGATTAAATACTGTATCATCCCAGTTTTTATATGCTGGTTTTACTATACGCTTAATATCTTTTAGATTCAGCCCTTCAAAAAAAACATTGCCATCATATACAAATCCAATTCGATCTTTGATCGCCTTCTCATGCGTCTTGTAGTCCAGTCCAAAAAGTTTAACTTCACCTGCATCCGGTTTTAATAGGTTCATCATCATTTTTATAGTAGTAGATTTCCCGGCTCCATTCGCACCAATAAACCCTGTAACAAATCCTTGCTTCACTTGTAAATCGATATTATTAACGGAAAAGCCTTTAAATTTTTTCGAGACATTTACTAATTCAATTACATTCTCCACTTTTTCACTCCTCATATAAAATTTTTAGTAATTGCTGTAGTTCATCAAGTGATAGCCCCATTTCTCTGCTATTCGTTATAACAGCACTCAGTTGCTCCTCAATGACCTTCAGCTTCTTCTCTCTCATGACCTCTATATTTTGCTCTGCGACAAAAGAGCCTTTTCCGACAATTGAATAAATAAAGCCTGCCTTCTCCAATTCCTCATATGCACGTTTTGTCGTAATAACACTAATTTGCAGATCCTTTGCAAGACTACGCATGGAAGGTATTGCTGCCCCCT harbors:
- a CDS encoding sodium ABC transporter ATP-binding protein, yielding MENVIELVNVSKKFKGFSVNNIDLQVKQGFVTGFIGANGAGKSTTIKMMMNLLKPDAGEVKLFGLDYKTHEKAIKDRIGFVYDGNVFFEGLNLKDIKRIVKPAYKNWDDTVFNQYIDQFELPLNKAIKTFSKGMQMKASLAIALSHNAELIIMDEPTAGLDPIFRRELMVLLQELMIDGNRTIFFSTHITTDLDRIADYIALIQSGNLIFNQSIHEVAENYALVKGRLELLDRDTEKAFVHVHRATTGFEALTDNIKAVNNTFGDAVVIDRASLEDIMYYLKGRVHHV
- a CDS encoding GntR family transcriptional regulator, whose protein sequence is MQIIISNSSKEPIYEQITNQMKSFILSGELKEGAAIPSMRSLAKDLQISVITTKRAYEELEKAGFIYSIVGKGSFVAEQNIEVMREKKLKVIEEQLSAVITNSREMGLSLDELQQLLKILYEE